From Triticum urartu cultivar G1812 chromosome 2, Tu2.1, whole genome shotgun sequence, a single genomic window includes:
- the LOC125536172 gene encoding pectinesterase inhibitor 8-like, protein MAEDLPRLSPQSALKMDQRKTAATTHVSASDRSSKSTDDQGAHLLALGRGRRRARRRVGVGRGRDDRTTCRDEGRATGARVTSAFCVRQFLASEGAAEADTWGLAKTAVLIGINLADDAIFDLTHGKILPEPKDKKAEAAMDACVKAYDKVGLAFAEASDELRARRYPAAKEEMASVAPLLQRCDGGLVKVGLPSPLPRYSADCLQTTIIGIAITNLVK, encoded by the exons ATGGCGGAGGACCTGCCAAGGTTGTCACCTCAATCTGCTCTGAAGATGGACCAGCGGAAGACGGCGGCGACGACACATGTGAGTGCGTCGGACCG ATCTTCCAAGAGTACAGATGATCAAGGCGCCCACCTCCTCGCCCTTGGCCGCGGCCGCCGCCGTGCTCGTCGTCGTGTCGGCGTGGGGCGCGGACGCGACGATCGAACCACGTGCAGGGACGAGGGGCGGGCGACCGGTGCGCGTGTTACGTCCGCGTTCTGCGTGCGCCAGTTCTTGGCGTCCGAGGGCGCGGCGGAGGCGGATACGTGGGGCCTGGCAAAGACGGCCGTGCTCATCGGCATCAACCTCGCCGACGACGCCATCTTCGACCTCACCCACGGGAAGATCCTCCCAGAGCCCAAGGACAAGAAGGCCGAGGCGGCCATGGACGCGTGCGTGAAGGCGTACGACAAGGTGGGCCTGGCCTTCGCGGAGGCTTCCGACGAGCTCAGGGCGCGCCGGTACCCGGCGGCCAAGGAGGAGATGGCGAGCGTCGCGCCGCTCCTGCAGCGGTGCGACGGCGGGCTCGTCAAGGTCGGGCTCCCGTCGCCGCTGCCCAGGTACAGCGCCGACTGCCTGCAGACGACCATCATTGGCATCGCCATAACCAACCTCGtcaagtga